From the genome of Halobacteriovorax marinus SJ:
GATTTGGTGGAATGGCTCTCAATGCAGCTGCTGTAGATAAGAGAGTCAAGGCCGTTGTTACGACCAGTATGTATGACATGTCTAGAGTTATGTCTAAGGGTTATAATGATAGTCAAACAGCCCAAGAGAGAAATGAAATATTAGAAAAATTAAGCCAGGAGAGATGGAGCGATGTTGATGAAGGTAAGTTTAGACTAAGTCAGCAAGGCTTACCTGAAAAGATTACTGGTGATGAGCCTCTTTTTGTTAAGCAATATTTTGACTATTATAAAACACCTCGTGGTTTTCACGAGAGATCGATAAACTCAAATAGCTCATGGACATTTACCAATCCATTGTCATTTATGAATATGCCAATTTTGAGTTACATAAAAGAGATTTCACCAAGGCCTATTTTCATAATTGCAGGATCTAAGGCTCACTCTAGATACTTTAGTGAGGATGCTTATAAAGAAGCAGCTGAGCCTAAGGAACTTTTAATTATGCCTGAAGTTTACCACACAGACTTATACGATAGAGTAGATGTTATTCCATTTGATAAGATCGATAACTTCTTTAAAAGAAACTTAAAATAATCTTAGGAGTGACTATGAAAAAGTATAATAGAATAATTTTAATTCTAGCTCTGACATTAGCTAGTTGCTCTACAACTAAGTTTAATAAGAGTATGAGCATAGAGAAAATACCCGCTATCGTTCATCTAGATGACAAGTCTCCAACGTTTTCTGGAAATGTTGAAGTTCAAATGCTATTTTCAGAAAAAAATCATGAGCCGTCGAGGTTAACAGGAGCTGAGGTTAAATTTAATCCAAGAGCAAGGTCTGCTTGGCACACTCACCCTAGAGGGCAATTATTAGTTGTGACAGAAGGTGAGGGGATTGTTCAAGAGTGGGGAGAACCTGCTAGAAAGATTTCCAAAGGTAATGTGGTGTGGACACCTCCTGGAGTAAAACATTGGCATGGTGCTTGCGCGGATAAATTTGTTAAGCATTATGCTCTTCAGGAGAAAGACAGTAATGGAAAGAACGTTATTTGGATGGAGAAGGTTTCTGAAGAAGAATATGAGAAAGCAGCAAAGATGGAATAATCTTATAAGTTTTTTTATGTTGGGTGGGCTAGTAATCTCTAGCCTCTCCATATTTGGAGTAGAGGTTGAAAAGATGAAAATAAAAATACTTCTTGGAGAAGATGAAATCTTAATTTCATTGAATGATAATCCATCGTCCCGTAGTCTTTATGAGCAACTGCCACTAAGTGTTAAGGTGGAGGATTATGCTTCTAATGAAAAAATCTTTCATCCTCCTCGTGAGCTTTCTACTTTAGATGCCCCTGTCGGGTATGAGCCAAAGGTTGGAGATGTCACACTCTATGCTCCGTGGGGAAATGTAGCTATTTTTTATAAAAACTTTTCTTACTCCAAGGGACTTATTAAGTTGGGTGAAGTAACCTCAGGGGTTGAGTTACTTAGTAAGTTGAATAATCAAGTTGTTAAAGTTAAAAAAGCCCAGTAATGGGCTTTACACTTTATGGAAGGTAGGCTCCTCCACATACAGGAGTATATGTTCCAGTTATATGAGAACTATTCTCATCCACTAAGAAGGCAACGACATTAGCAACGTCTTTTGGAGTTGCAATTCTATTGGTTGGAGTCATAGATTTTATATAATTCTTAAATTCTTCTGGTGCTTGTTTAGTTGCATCAGTAAGAACAAGACCTGGAGCAACGATATTAGATGTAATTCCAAGTGGTCCAAGTTCTTGAGCTAAGTACTTAGAAAAGCTATCTAATGCTCCCTTTGCTGTTCCATGCGCAATGAAACTAGGTGCTGGACTTTCTGATAATGTACTAGAGATAAAAACTAGTCTTCCATATTTGTTGCCTTTCATATTCTCAGATGCATGCTTAGCCGTAATATAAGAAGCGTGTAATTCATCATTTAATTTTTGAGCAAACTCTTCCCAACTTTGATCTAGAAATGGTTTTTGAGTGAAGCTCATGTTCGCATTGGAAACGAGTATATCAACGCCTCCATGATCTTTTTTGATTTTGCTAAACATTGTTGAAACCTGGTCATTTTCTCTTACATCTGCTTGAATAGAGTAAGATTCTCCTCCGGAGTTGTTAATTTCTTCAACGAGTTCATTTGCTATAGCTGTACTGTTAACATAGTTAATGAAAACCCTGTAGCCTCTCTTTGAAAGTTCCTTGGCTATCGCAGCTCCAATCCCTCTTGCTCCGCCTGTGATAAGTGCATTTTTCTTTGTCATATTTTCTCCTTATGATGTCAATTTAAGGTACAATGAAGTATAAAACCTCAAGTTAACTTGAGGTCAAGGCGATTATGAATAGAATCATTCAAGACAAAGAAATTTTATCAGTAGGGGAACTCTCTGAGAGAAGCGGAGTCGCAATTTCAGCTATTCACTTTTATGAGTCTAAGGGGCTCCTGCGATCGACTCGAAATAGTGGAAATCAGAGGCGGTTCAATAGAAGAGAGCTCCGAGTTCTCGGGTATATTAAGGTAGCGCAGAAAATAGGACTCTCTTTAGAAGAGATTAAGTACGCTTTTAAATCAATTGTTAATAAAGAGAGACCGACCGTAAACGATTGGAAAAAATTAGGAAAAAGTTGGGATGAAGTTCTAACTAAGAAAATGAAACTGATTGAAAAGATGAAGTCGCAATTAGGTTATTGTATAGGATGCGGATGTCTTTCACTAAAAGATTGCCCACTAAGAAATGAAGGGGACTTTTTAGCGGCAGAGGGTTCCGGTCCAAGACTTCTGTTGGATGATGATTAGATTCTAAAATTCATAATTATTTTTATAAAGTATAAATGTACCAACTAGTATTAAGAATAAACCTCTATATTTTGATCTTCACTTTCTACCTACAAGAAGTGATATCGACTCAAGACTGCTCTTAGAATAGATTTTATCTTGTATAGGGTGCGGTATTTTAGGTATTTGTCCTGGGCCTGGAATTTTAAACCTCGTGACACTAGATACTAACTCCGTCGTTTTTGTTCTCTCGATGAGCTTTGGTATGCTAGTATTTAAATTATTGGAATGTCCAAAAATCAATAAAACGTTTTCGATGTAAAGTTAGAAAATGAAAAGGCCCTCAAGTGAGGGCCAGTTATTAACTAGATTTTTGTTCTAGCAGATTTCTTGAAGTAAATACCAACGTGAGTAGCACCTTCTCCACAAAGAGTGGCAGCATCTTCAACTTTAACTTGTAAAGAGATTGCACCACGACCATAGATATATGTATTTGGTTGAGCAAATAGTGAATCTAAGTAAGCCTTACCTGCTTCGCAGTTTACTTCGTTTCCACCATTAACTGAGTATGCAGAAGAATCAGTCTTAGTGAAAATCCAGTTCGCGTTATCAGCAAGTCCAACTAAATTATAACGACATTCAGTACCTTTATTGTGGAATGATGCTACAAGCTTTCCGTGATCAAGAGTGTAGTCAGTTGTCATGTAAGAGAACATGATAGCTTGATTTTTAAACTCTGTTGGTGTTTGAGTTGGAGTTCTATCTTGTCCACAAGTGAATCCACCGTGCTGAGATAGCCAACGTTCTTGTGCTCCAAGACCTAGCTCCTGTGCATTTCCTGATAAAGATAAAAGTAATGTAATTCCAAAAATAATGTTTTTCATATTTCCTCCATTGGATTGTTTTTAATTCATTTGTGCAAAGGGTTTATATGGTGAGACATTTGTTTGGTCAAGCAAACTTGCAAAAAGTTACACTAAAAACAGGTGGTTAGGTCGATGAACTATTGTAAGCAGTACAAATCACTGATTAATCTACCTTTTGTAATAAAGGAAAAGCTATCAATGTATAAGATTAACTTTACTAGGTTCAAATCTGGCATAGTATCTATAACTAGTCTGCCGAATAGCAAGATATAAAAATGTTTAGTACTTTACAGTAAAGTAAATAGAAATGAAGAATAAGGAAATTAAGAATGCTACCCCTTCTTATGGAAAGAGTAATAAATGAAGAAAGCTACATCATTAAAACAAGTAGAGAATCGTCCACTAAAGGATTTAATTCGAAGCAGTTAATAGCATCTCTTACTAAACCTATGATTAGTTACTACTTTAATGAGTTCTTGGCTGAAGAGTATAAGATTAGTCTAGATGATAAAGTCGGAAAGTATTTTGGAACGACTCATTTAATTACTTTAAGAGATCTTATTGAGCATAGATCGGGAGTTTTTGATTACCTAGAATTAGAAGAAAGTTTTATTAATGAGTCGAGACTAGAAGATATTAGTAAAATTATATTAACTAAAAGTCAGTATGATCCGCCTAATAAAGTAGCCTACTCTAATTCAGGTTATGTTCTTTTAAGTAGAGTAATTGAAATTATTACGGGCGCAGAGTATGAGAAGGCAATTGAGAACTTTTACAAAACTAAAGACATTGAAGTCTCTTTTTCTAAAGATTATTCAAATTATATTAAAGGCTGGGGAGACGGTGAATTCATTATGTCTCCTAATGACTACTTAAGATTTATAAAGTTGCCAAACATTAAAACTTACTTTCCAAAATTGAAAAATGGCATATCGTATTTTTCAGGCTTTTGCCCAGGGTTTGAAACTCTATGCTGCTTTAATGAAAATGAATACTTTGTACTCTTTAGGAAAGGGGTAGAGGATTCTTTATTTACTGATGAGTTATTAGATTTGATAGAAGGCATTAGTGATGGTGGCCCGGGCGAGACTTGAACTCGCACAGTATTGCTACCGGCGGATTTTGAATCCGCTGTGTCTACCATTCCACCACCGGGCCAAATTGAATATATCAAAGAGTATGTACTATATATTTAATATATTCAATTGTAAAAATCATTTAACATTCACTACCAAATTTTAACTCTTTTTGACTCTGGTAAATACATTTTATCTCCTTCTTTACATGAGAAGGCCTCAGTAAAACCAGGGTGATTTTTAACTTGCTGATTTACCCTTTGTCTTCCAAGAGAGTGGTAATCTGACTTAAGTCTAAGCTCTTTCATGCTGTCAGTTTGTACTTCACACCAAATTCTACCGTAGGCCTTGAAGAAGTTTTGCTGATCTTCTTTCGAGTATTCCTTAGTTGAGTCTGGAAATGCTGTTTTATATGCAGCAGCAAGCCCAACTAGGTCTCCAATATTCTCTCCTAGAGTCATTTTCCCATCATGTCCGACAGAATTAAATTGCTCTATTAATGGCTTTGTAAGTTCATCAAACTTCTTCTTATCTTCATCTTTAAGCCATTTTCTTAGGCGCCCCTCTGAGTCATACCTTGAGCCATTATCATCTATAGAATGTCCCAATTCATGACCAATAACCATTCCCATTCCTGCTATTATATCTCGATCATCCATCTTGCTATCAAAGAATGGGTATTGAAGAATTCCCTGTAGTAAGACAAACTTATTCAAAGTAGGGTTGTAGAAGGCATTAATGGCCAGTGGGGCCATACCCCATTTCTCTCTATTAATAGGTTTCGTGGCATCTTCAAGTCTTTTTTCTCTTGTAAGTTTTCCAAGAAGAATATCATTATAGATATAATCTTTTTCTGAATATTCACCTAGGTAATTGAAGTCCCACTCCTCTTCATTCTTTGGTTTTACAATTTGTAAGAGTGCACTTTGAATTTTTTTAATGGCCTCTTCTTTTCCTTGTTTAGATAGCCATTGATTTTTCTCTAAAGAATCTACAATAGACCCTCTAATTGATTGTACTAGCTTCTTGATTCTTTCTTCTGGAAAATTTGGAAACATTTTATCTATGACAAAGAAATCTATCTCTTTAGAGAATCTTTGCTTAATCATTTCAGTACACTCTTCACCTCTAGGGGCTCTTTCTTTTGGTTTTCCTAGATAAGTTGAGAGGAAATGGTATTTCTTACTTGAGAATTCTTTGTGACTTACTTCAATAGTGCCAAATAGAGTTAGATACAAGTAGATATTTTTTAAATCATCCAAGCTAGATTGATCTACATAGTTATTAAAGTGCTTCATTGTCTTTGGCATGAAGTCTCTAATATTTAGTCCTTTCGGAAGCTTTGTTAAGACATTGTCTATCTGAAGTGCTGGATATGCTTTTTTGAATTCAGCTATTGTCTTTACATTATTAATAGCAATGAGTTGTCTAATTTCTATTTTATTTGGTGAAACTTTTGACATAGATTCTTCAAAGTTCCAAACTGTTTTCATTGTTTGTTCAGGGCTCTTATCACCAATTATTTGAAAGAACTCTGTAATTAAAACTTTAAGATCATTTGTGAGATCTTTCTTAAGGTAATAAGAAGGATCTGGAAGAGTTACGACGTTAGCTGTGACAAGGAGATCACTTTTGGATGGATTGCTTGGATTAGCAAAGGGCTCAACACCAATAAGTGACTGTTGCCCTTTAAAGAATTGATTATTTATAAATGAAATCAACTCCTCCTTAGATTTTATATTATTGATCTTTTCCTTAGTTTCTTTAATGTAGTTTAGTTCACTTTTTTCTGAAAGAGAGAGGTCTAGGCAAGACATATAATAATTTTTAAGTTGTGATTCTCTTTTTGAGATTGCGTCTCTACTTCTTAACTCTGAGAGAAATTTTTTCTTGAACTCTAGAATTCTTTCATCCGAGTCACTGAAAGCAAATGCATATCTGGCACGGTTGGCAGGTAGCTCAAAAGAGTCGATAACTTTTGAGCAGACGTGATCATAGAAATCATTACACGCAGGGGCCGAAGTGTTGATTGGAAAATCTCTTTTATCAGGTATTCTATTTTTTACTTCTTTGTTACACCCTATTAGGAATATGCTCAGTATCGTTATAGAGCTCCATGTTCTAAAATTCTTTCTATTAATCATTTCTTTCTCCACGAATTAATTAAGTACATTTGTCATGTAAAACAAATATGCATTAAGAAATATTGATAATTTTCATGTTAGAAGATTAAATAATGATATATCTGTATCAAGTTTTCAACTATAATGAACT
Proteins encoded in this window:
- a CDS encoding alpha/beta hydrolase gives rise to the protein MATSCSSNNYREKGTMEVGKEWDKTFKKSDKVNHQKVMFKNRYGITLVGDLYTPKRESTERLSAIAISGPYGAVKEQSSGLYAQTMAEKGFVALAFDPSYTGESGGEPRNVSSPDINSEDFSAAVDFLGTQKEVDRERIGIIGICGFGGMALNAAAVDKRVKAVVTTSMYDMSRVMSKGYNDSQTAQERNEILEKLSQERWSDVDEGKFRLSQQGLPEKITGDEPLFVKQYFDYYKTPRGFHERSINSNSSWTFTNPLSFMNMPILSYIKEISPRPIFIIAGSKAHSRYFSEDAYKEAAEPKELLIMPEVYHTDLYDRVDVIPFDKIDNFFKRNLK
- a CDS encoding (R)-mandelonitrile lyase, encoding MKKYNRIILILALTLASCSTTKFNKSMSIEKIPAIVHLDDKSPTFSGNVEVQMLFSEKNHEPSRLTGAEVKFNPRARSAWHTHPRGQLLVVTEGEGIVQEWGEPARKISKGNVVWTPPGVKHWHGACADKFVKHYALQEKDSNGKNVIWMEKVSEEEYEKAAKME
- a CDS encoding cyclophilin-like fold protein; amino-acid sequence: MKIKILLGEDEILISLNDNPSSRSLYEQLPLSVKVEDYASNEKIFHPPRELSTLDAPVGYEPKVGDVTLYAPWGNVAIFYKNFSYSKGLIKLGEVTSGVELLSKLNNQVVKVKKAQ
- a CDS encoding SDR family oxidoreductase, whose amino-acid sequence is MTKKNALITGGARGIGAAIAKELSKRGYRVFINYVNSTAIANELVEEINNSGGESYSIQADVRENDQVSTMFSKIKKDHGGVDILVSNANMSFTQKPFLDQSWEEFAQKLNDELHASYITAKHASENMKGNKYGRLVFISSTLSESPAPSFIAHGTAKGALDSFSKYLAQELGPLGITSNIVAPGLVLTDATKQAPEEFKNYIKSMTPTNRIATPKDVANVVAFLVDENSSHITGTYTPVCGGAYLP
- the soxR gene encoding redox-sensitive transcriptional activator SoxR, with protein sequence MNRIIQDKEILSVGELSERSGVAISAIHFYESKGLLRSTRNSGNQRRFNRRELRVLGYIKVAQKIGLSLEEIKYAFKSIVNKERPTVNDWKKLGKSWDEVLTKKMKLIEKMKSQLGYCIGCGCLSLKDCPLRNEGDFLAAEGSGPRLLLDDD
- a CDS encoding serine hydrolase domain-containing protein — translated: MERVINEESYIIKTSRESSTKGFNSKQLIASLTKPMISYYFNEFLAEEYKISLDDKVGKYFGTTHLITLRDLIEHRSGVFDYLELEESFINESRLEDISKIILTKSQYDPPNKVAYSNSGYVLLSRVIEIITGAEYEKAIENFYKTKDIEVSFSKDYSNYIKGWGDGEFIMSPNDYLRFIKLPNIKTYFPKLKNGISYFSGFCPGFETLCCFNENEYFVLFRKGVEDSLFTDELLDLIEGISDGGPGET
- a CDS encoding M13 family metallopeptidase, encoding MINRKNFRTWSSITILSIFLIGCNKEVKNRIPDKRDFPINTSAPACNDFYDHVCSKVIDSFELPANRARYAFAFSDSDERILEFKKKFLSELRSRDAISKRESQLKNYYMSCLDLSLSEKSELNYIKETKEKINNIKSKEELISFINNQFFKGQQSLIGVEPFANPSNPSKSDLLVTANVVTLPDPSYYLKKDLTNDLKVLITEFFQIIGDKSPEQTMKTVWNFEESMSKVSPNKIEIRQLIAINNVKTIAEFKKAYPALQIDNVLTKLPKGLNIRDFMPKTMKHFNNYVDQSSLDDLKNIYLYLTLFGTIEVSHKEFSSKKYHFLSTYLGKPKERAPRGEECTEMIKQRFSKEIDFFVIDKMFPNFPEERIKKLVQSIRGSIVDSLEKNQWLSKQGKEEAIKKIQSALLQIVKPKNEEEWDFNYLGEYSEKDYIYNDILLGKLTREKRLEDATKPINREKWGMAPLAINAFYNPTLNKFVLLQGILQYPFFDSKMDDRDIIAGMGMVIGHELGHSIDDNGSRYDSEGRLRKWLKDEDKKKFDELTKPLIEQFNSVGHDGKMTLGENIGDLVGLAAAYKTAFPDSTKEYSKEDQQNFFKAYGRIWCEVQTDSMKELRLKSDYHSLGRQRVNQQVKNHPGFTEAFSCKEGDKMYLPESKRVKIW